CTGTGTCTATTTGTCCAAACTGGACATGGTCCCTAATTTCGGGCAATGGCATATAGCCATATGCCCATATCCTATCTGGTTTCAAACTAGGTTGTCACATACTAGCAAGATTTGATCTCAAACCCTTATGATATCTTACCAAGTAAATTTAAACTGAACTTCACTACTATTTATTCTACATTAGATTATCAAATTCATACAAACTGAGGCGAGTTCTCTAGTCgtcaaatccaaaatcaaaccagTAATCAACTTAGCCCAGAACTTGTCCTAAACCCATAATGTTCAGAAACAAAATTCTAGCCTGGACCTGGTTGAGAAATTAGTCCCATGCAATCAACCAAACAGGTTCATCTAATATTACCAAACCCTGACTTTTACACCTATGGATTGTTGCTCCCCAATAAGATCTTACACTCCAAAACACATGAGTAATCAAGTAACTTTAACCATCCAATCTGTGTATAGAATAAGCAATTCTGAGAACATTTAAGAGTGTTTTGTAGAATCTGATTGAATGTGTCGGTAGAACTGGGAGCTTGAATTTCTATAAGAATCCAGGAGCAAAAATACGGGTTTATTATGatattaagaatgaactaaaactgaTTGTTcgcaactaaattctaatctccCATGCTTTCTTGAACACTaattgatgaaaaaataaatcaaaaataaaataataatagcaTGCGGACAACCAAAGTAGAATGAACAAAGATGAAGCAAGCCTCACTCTCAAACCTGCTAATAAAACTCAAAAACAACCTTTGCTTGCCATTCTAATCACCCATGAATTAAAATGACAACAAAAGCGAAAAAAGGAGAGCCGAGAAGATAAGATGGTTGTCCACTCCGACCTACAACATAGCTCTCCATTCTTTCTTTAACTGAGTTTATTACAGTAAGAAATGAGTAATAGGGCAACAAACTTAGATACAATATTCATGAATCAGAATCATCCAAGGAAATAGAAGCAAAAATCAGAGAAAAACAACATGAAATCAACAACaatcaaaagaaactaaaactTACTTGAAGCTTCTAAAAGACCCAGAACTGTATATTTACTGGACATGCTACCTTACAAGCAGTGTCTGTTTCATACCAATCCAGAACCCAATTTTCAGCTCAACCAAATGATGAGAGAAAACATTTCAAGCAAACCCTTTTTCATCTCATCAGAATGCATTGTCGACCTGACCCTAATCCCCAACTTGATTGCATCCATTTCACAGAGGAGAAAAAtttacacagagagagagagagagagagagagagagagagagaggcatcaCTCAGAGTTCATAAAATACTTACATAGATAGTATACTCGCTGGACgaccggagaagaagaagaagaagaagaaggaagatgtCACCCTCCTGCCGCTGCAATCGCcctcttctagggttttcaatAACCGATGGGCAGAGAAAcgtaggagaggaagaagaggaagaagggtttggGGTTATTTGGTATTTCGCATTTTTCTCATAGAAAACGTATAATACATGTATTATACGCGTATAATACTCGGTTCCTCGTATAGAGAATACACAGCGCATGTTAGAGGTGTCCAGTGAAATCTTCTGGAGCGGGCCAGAGACTACTTCTAGTTCAAGCCTAGATACTAAGAGCCagttggttttggatttagaaCGAAAACTCCATCGCCATTAAACGGAGGAGGAAGGTACACTGGTACAGAGACCACCTCGAAAACTTCAAATCTGTTTATTCACGCTTTCTGGGGTAACTTTAACCCAAATAATCTACttcattgatttatttttctggGGTTTTTTGTTGATCGACGAAGCAGTTAAGCAGAATTGGAAATGGCGAGTAGTACTGTTGATGCCGTTGGAGAGCCGATCCCCACTTCATCTGTACTTATGTCGGCTTCTAAGCACATAGCAACAAAATGCAGAATGGAGAACATGGCTTTCATCAATTGCAAGAAGAAGGATCCCAATCCGGAGAAATGCTTGGATAAGGGCCAGGAGGTTACTCGTTGCGTCCTGAGCCTGTAAACATCGAAAATCTCtcttgtttctttaattttgcTTATCTATTCGGATTTACAATCTTTAATTGATGGTTTGGTTATTTGAAACTAACATCTAAACAGTGTCCATTGCGAAACTTAGggctttttgttgtcgatctcTCTTGAAAGTTCTCGATACGACATAATCAGAGTCTGATTTTTATGCcgtttgaaattttaatttaatctgGTGTTTGATTTAGGGCCTATCTTTGAGTTGTTATTTTATATGCAGAGGAAGGGGTGAATCACTAATCAGAGTTGATAAAATTGTATTTGAATTCATGTTGGGAGTTTACCCTTAAGTTTATTCACGAATTAAGTTTGAATTATAAGGAACTGAATTAGATTTTTCCTTAGTAAGGTGTCTGAGTGTGGTTATAGACGGTATTTGTGTTTTATGTGGTTGTTGAGAATTTATAGGAACATGGAGTTGGACTCTATGGGATATCTCTTCTTAATTGTCTATTTGCCACTTCATCTGCTGCTTGTTCATTGTAGTTTGATGATTTACTGATATTGGTCTTTTATTAGATTTAATTATTGGTGAATTTGCAATTTATGTTTGCATTCTTGGTaggtttttgaattttattggGTTTCTTGAGCTGCTATGCTGATATTCTACTAATTCAATGAAGCACCTCGAATAGCCCAGCTGCGCAATGGGAAGTCGATTCTTACTTGGTCTTCTTAGCTAATATGTCCTATTATACAATCCTCTTATTTTCTGTAAACTCAAATGCTCAAGAAacctttttttgctaaaatcGAGGTTGAAGACCTATTCAAGAAGCTATCTTTTCTTTATAATAGTCCTTCTTGCTTTCTAGGTTGAGCCCTCATAGATAGAGAGAGTGAATATTTGGCTGGAGGACTGTCATAACCTTAATCTGTTGAAGGGTGGTGACTCAAATCaggaagaagcaaaagaaaaagagcttTTGACTCAAATCTGCTCACCTTAATTCAACTAAGTAAGCTCTAACCTCACTTACATGGGGTAAACTAAGCCAGACCTTTTTTTTCTGTCCCAATTGATTAAGGCCACCGCTGCTGGTAACTTATAAGTTCTTATTTAATTTCTCACCACTTCAAACCCAAGTTGTATTTGGTTTTCCCTGTTTTGTTTGATGTTGCCAATCAGCGCCATATCATTCTTCCACTCATCAATGGTGCATTTCTTGGTCTTTTTATGACATCTCAATTGACTTTCCCTTGTATTTACACTGGAACAGCTTGCTTATCCCTGCAGATGGGGGTTTTCTCTAGAAATAAAATTTAGTTTTTACTAGAACTAATAACACAACACATTGCAAGGCTTATATATGGGTGTTGGTTGTCATGTCCTATTATATGACAGGTACATCCGTATATGTGATAAAGGATTAGACCTAAagaaagctcaaaaaaaaaaaataataatatcttGCTGGGTCCTCATAGGCCGTGTGAGCCAGCTTACTATGTTTATATGGGTGTTAAGTGCCATATAGCTGTAGTTGGATAGGGTATCAGTTACTAAGGTACTTTTCATTTGTTCTCTCTAGTCTTTTAAGAAGAGGGGTATAATCATAAGAATGAAAAATTAGAACTTAAAATACTGggattcaaaaaaagaaaaattagaagacCTTTAGGCTAGATGACCTATGCAAGTGTGGAACATAACCTATAAACCAAACCAGGAAAATGAATAGTTTCCTTAATGACTTGTATAAAGGAGAAATCTGATTGATGAAAACTAGTGGTAAAAAATACTCTGCATTTTTTCACATATTTCTGCAGTGTTGTTGACCTATATGCCATCTTACCATTAGATAGCTATGTGACCCCTTGGATTAGTGATGAAGTCCAATCCAGAAGCTCgaccgatgtgggactaaaacccCTCCCATTCTTGGCCATGGAGTGCACTCACTACATCAACTCCTATCTTGGGGCCATGGGCCCCCACATTTCTAGTGCACAGACAATATGCTTTGATACCAGTTGATGATGTCCAACCCAAAAGCCCAAGCTTTAAAGTGCAGAGGCCACTTCCAAGGTCATAAGCCGAGTTTCCGTCCACTATCCGACCGATATGGGACGAAAACCCCTCCCGTTCTTGACCATGGAGTGCACTAACTGCATCAATTAGCAACATGTGAAATTTCATGGGCACCCCTTGGATTACCAACGTGTGAAATTTCGTGGGCAATCGTAACTGTATTTTCCACCatagttgatgcagattaatagccaaaataggcttgttttattaggaataagcctagggttgggttgtatatgtgttgggccttcagttcAGCTCTCATATTCTGTAGTatctccataatagaagctaaggtgggagggttgttctcagccatgctctgataccacttaatgtaggactagatttgaaagctcaaactagacccaagctgcaggaacttttaaaccaaagaacaaccaaaccaGTCCAACAATATGGCAACAACCAGAACAACAAATCACAGTCTAGCAGGTAACCGATTCAAGAGGCATTATTAACAAAAGTCCAGATCAGCTGTAATCTATTTGACTCGACCAGGAACCAATAGAACTTCAATCAAATAGGTTCAGACCAACAGAATAAAATGAACAGCCGTCCAGAATTCAATATCACAACCAGCAGGTCTATCGATTTCAATAACAGAGACtacaggtcactaaaagacaaaatttGAGAGAATTTTGATAACTCAATAACCACAGCCCAGATGGGGCTCAAAATAGGATCGAGTCTCTCTCTTAATGAGGATAACCTCTGGTCAAAATCTCAGACAAAGGTGACCAACAAATAGGTCTGGTCAGAGATCGAAAGTTCTTCCCAGAAAAGGCTATCGCCTGGACAAATCTGATGTAAGAAAAGATAAATACCTGTGCAGCAGTACTCCTTGAATAtagacttaaaagaaaataagaaatttgtAGAAACCCTCCTGGACTTtacgccgcaaggagtcgcttggatcaaacatcaagcccttcttctttgatcaaacacaaagaaacacTCCAGAGGAGAAAATGCAGCAGCATATTTTTCTGGTTATGAAAATCATGGGCTTCTAATgagccttttctttatttataatagtgatggggttacaaaatagaaactaaacttagttcccaaaaactgaaataggaaacaagtaaaatagaaactcttctagttactaaaactgaaaatagaaactaggaaaattaGAAGCTTACATAAAATAGCAACTAtttattttagaaactaaataagactgaaatttagaaagtaaataatGAAACTAGTGAACCCCATCacaacccaactaaaaaggaaattatctagtaatcccgtactcaatcttagagcccctcttctagacccataaaagtggcccaatacactccagaCCGCATGGATTGAAGGCCCAAAACATATACAActcaaccctaggcttattcctaataaaacaagcctattttggttatta
The Macadamia integrifolia cultivar HAES 741 unplaced genomic scaffold, SCU_Mint_v3 scaffold_190A, whole genome shotgun sequence DNA segment above includes these coding regions:
- the LOC122071165 gene encoding uncharacterized protein LOC122071165 isoform X1; translation: MRCVFSIRGTEYYTRIIHVLYVFYEKNAKYQITPNPSSSSSSPTFLCPSVIENPRRGRLQRQEGDIFLLLLLLLLRSSSEYTIYVLFVLQILLAELWLTKRMGKAKGGSIFIRLVSAAGTGFFYVKRKNPRKMTEKLEFRKYDPRVNRHVLFTEQKMK
- the LOC122071166 gene encoding NADH dehydrogenase [ubiquinone] 1 alpha subcomplex subunit 8-A-like encodes the protein MASSTVDAVGEPIPTSSVLMSASKHIATKCRMENMAFINCKKKDPNPEKCLDKGQEVTRCVLSLLKDLHLRCTKEMDAYAGCMYYHTNEFELCRKEQEEFEKACPWNE
- the LOC122071165 gene encoding uncharacterized protein LOC122071165 isoform X2, with the translated sequence MRCVFSIRGTEYYTRIIHVLYVFYEKNAKYQITPNPSSSSSSPTFLCPSVIENPRRGRLQRQEGDIFLLLLLLLLRSSSEYTIYILLAELWLTKRMGKAKGGSIFIRLVSAAGTGFFYVKRKNPRKMTEKLEFRKYDPRVNRHVLFTEQKMK